A window of Natrinema salifodinae contains these coding sequences:
- a CDS encoding DUF7471 family protein: MTLTPSTPAALFGDWLNPQLAPVLIAVIVLAVLGTTALFVAGLVAYSRRRTFRYLLITIVLGVLVVRSVTGLGTVLGLIPMTVHHLVEHGFDFLIAVLVLYAVYRSGPSNDAASAGFDD; this comes from the coding sequence ATGACGCTCACACCGTCGACGCCGGCGGCGCTCTTCGGCGACTGGCTGAACCCCCAGCTCGCCCCCGTCCTCATCGCCGTCATCGTCCTGGCCGTGCTCGGGACGACCGCCCTGTTCGTGGCCGGCCTGGTCGCCTACTCCCGGCGCCGGACCTTCCGGTATCTCCTGATCACGATCGTCCTCGGCGTTCTGGTCGTCCGGTCGGTGACCGGCCTGGGGACGGTCCTCGGCCTGATCCCGATGACGGTCCACCACCTCGTCGAACACGGGTTCGACTTCCTGATCGCGGTGCTGGTCCTCTACGCGGTCTATCGGAGCGGCCCGTCGAACGACGCCGCGTCAGCCGGGTTCGACGACTGA
- a CDS encoding winged helix-turn-helix transcriptional regulator, whose translation MTDTRQKIRAHVGANAGVHFNELVRESDFAPGQVQYHVRRLLDDERLVREEFYGRTHYYPPKYDAWERAALALFRRETAREIVVYLIEHEPAAPGDVADALGIARSTLEYHLDRLVEHGIVEKRYDDRNRVQLELAAPEATGELLTTVTPTVPDRFVDRFTRLVDELLAGTGNSQ comes from the coding sequence ATGACCGACACACGACAGAAGATCCGCGCCCACGTCGGCGCGAACGCCGGCGTTCACTTCAACGAACTCGTTCGGGAGTCCGACTTCGCACCGGGTCAGGTGCAGTATCACGTCCGGCGACTGCTCGACGACGAGCGGCTCGTCCGCGAGGAGTTCTACGGTCGGACCCACTACTACCCCCCGAAGTACGACGCGTGGGAGCGGGCCGCGCTGGCGTTATTCCGTCGGGAGACCGCCCGCGAGATCGTCGTCTACCTGATCGAGCACGAACCGGCCGCACCAGGCGACGTCGCCGACGCTCTCGGGATCGCACGCAGTACGCTGGAGTATCATCTGGATCGCCTGGTCGAACACGGAATCGTCGAGAAGCGCTACGACGATCGCAACCGGGTCCAACTCGAACTCGCTGCGCCCGAAGCGACGGGCGAACTCCTGACGACGGTGACGCCGACGGTCCCCGATCGGTTCGTCGATCGGTTCACGCGGCTCGTCGACGAGTTGCTCGCGGGGACCGGCAACTCGCAGTAA
- a CDS encoding carbohydrate kinase family protein: protein MDSVTVLTAGHVNWDVTLRVDRLPEPDGEASIRSQRQSGGGSAANVAAALAGLDVDAGLIGSVGDDDNGLLARRELEDAGVSIGGVRVIDGADTAVKYLLVDESGEVAILGNDGVNEAVTPADLEPARIRAADHVHLTGQRPNTAAAIARLASEADVPVSFDPGRRLADRDYGEALSLADIIFLTDREATALFEAESIDPAADEQIVVVTCGADGAEAYTPDGEFVHEGFDVEPVDTAGAGDAFAAGFLATWIEDAAIDRALAYGNACGALTAGRDGARSAPTAAAVEDVLSRRT, encoded by the coding sequence ATGGATTCGGTCACCGTACTCACCGCCGGCCACGTCAACTGGGACGTGACCCTTCGCGTCGACAGACTCCCCGAACCCGACGGCGAAGCCTCGATCCGCTCGCAACGCCAGTCCGGCGGCGGCAGCGCCGCCAACGTCGCCGCCGCCCTCGCCGGACTCGACGTCGACGCCGGACTGATCGGTAGCGTCGGCGACGACGACAACGGCCTGCTCGCCAGGCGCGAACTCGAGGACGCCGGCGTCTCCATCGGGGGCGTCCGGGTCATCGACGGAGCCGACACGGCCGTCAAGTACCTGCTGGTCGACGAGAGCGGCGAGGTCGCGATCCTCGGTAACGACGGGGTCAACGAGGCCGTCACTCCGGCGGACCTCGAACCGGCTCGCATCCGCGCGGCCGACCACGTCCACCTCACGGGGCAGCGCCCGAACACGGCCGCGGCGATCGCCAGGCTCGCCAGCGAGGCCGACGTGCCGGTCAGTTTCGACCCGGGCCGTCGGCTCGCGGACCGAGACTACGGTGAGGCGCTCTCACTCGCCGATATTATCTTCCTGACCGACCGGGAGGCGACGGCCCTGTTCGAGGCCGAGTCGATCGACCCGGCGGCCGACGAGCAGATCGTCGTCGTCACCTGCGGGGCCGACGGGGCGGAGGCGTACACCCCGGACGGCGAGTTCGTCCACGAGGGGTTCGACGTCGAACCCGTCGACACGGCCGGGGCGGGCGACGCCTTCGCCGCGGGTTTTCTCGCAACCTGGATCGAGGATGCGGCGATCGACCGCGCGCTCGCGTACGGAAACGCCTGTGGTGCGCTGACCGCGGGCCGCGACGGAGCGCGGAGCGCGCCGACGGCGGCGGCGGTCGAGGACGTTCTCAGTCGGCGAACGTGA
- a CDS encoding universal stress protein has product MEQHILVPVDSSSSSESAFEYVLEEIPEPTITLLHVLNPLTVFNQVRAEGFDYEKSRQIEQERREVIEQIFDEYRSKGAARDREIKTVIEAGAPDEKILEYTENMGVDHIVMGSRGRSGMEEALLGSVAKAVVKRSSVPVTIVP; this is encoded by the coding sequence ATGGAACAGCATATCCTCGTTCCGGTAGACTCCTCATCCAGTTCTGAGAGCGCCTTTGAATACGTTTTAGAAGAGATACCGGAGCCGACAATAACTCTCTTGCACGTCCTCAATCCGCTCACCGTGTTCAACCAGGTGCGCGCTGAGGGGTTTGACTACGAGAAATCTCGACAAATCGAGCAGGAGCGACGTGAAGTCATCGAACAGATCTTTGACGAGTACCGTAGCAAGGGTGCAGCACGTGACCGTGAAATCAAAACAGTGATTGAGGCGGGAGCGCCTGATGAGAAAATCCTCGAATATACCGAGAACATGGGAGTGGATCACATCGTCATGGGCAGTCGTGGCCGATCCGGTATGGAGGAAGCATTACTCGGTAGTGTGGCGAAAGCCGTCGTAAAAAGATCGTCCGTTCCCGTGACGATCGTTCCGTAG
- a CDS encoding DUF63 family protein: MVLPEGFVVPPWYLLVPAVVILGGVVALLWAIDPPVTDRSVLAFAPWMMFGAALHVLYKLDAFPPAIEPLFSAPMVYVVTAIVAGIVWIVAVFLHIGGLQPTIARFVGVAGTAFFTVFAMVAILQSIDAGTFDPFWPVIAVVVTGIVTTIAWIALSLWFTDVAATTGATGVLVVFAHTLDGVTTAIGYDVLAVGEDVPLSLLILEAGESLPTAEYVGAGWLFVLVKVVLGLVILGLFREYVEEQPRQARTLLALVAAVGLGPAVHNVLLFIVT; the protein is encoded by the coding sequence ATGGTCTTGCCCGAGGGATTTGTCGTTCCGCCGTGGTATCTGCTCGTTCCGGCCGTCGTGATTCTCGGGGGCGTCGTCGCGCTGCTGTGGGCGATCGACCCGCCGGTGACCGATCGGTCGGTCCTGGCCTTCGCGCCGTGGATGATGTTCGGGGCGGCGCTGCACGTCCTCTACAAGCTGGACGCGTTTCCGCCGGCCATCGAACCGCTGTTCAGCGCGCCGATGGTCTACGTCGTGACGGCGATCGTCGCTGGAATCGTCTGGATCGTCGCGGTCTTCCTCCACATCGGCGGGCTTCAGCCGACGATCGCCAGGTTCGTCGGCGTCGCCGGGACGGCGTTTTTCACCGTCTTCGCGATGGTCGCGATCCTCCAGAGTATCGACGCGGGGACGTTCGATCCGTTCTGGCCCGTCATCGCCGTCGTCGTCACCGGTATCGTCACCACCATCGCCTGGATCGCGCTGAGTCTCTGGTTTACCGACGTTGCGGCGACCACGGGCGCGACCGGCGTGCTCGTCGTCTTCGCCCACACCTTAGACGGCGTCACGACCGCGATCGGCTACGATGTGCTCGCGGTCGGCGAGGACGTCCCGCTGTCCCTCCTGATCCTCGAGGCCGGCGAGTCGCTGCCGACCGCCGAGTACGTCGGCGCCGGCTGGCTGTTCGTCCTCGTCAAGGTCGTCCTCGGGCTGGTCATCCTCGGGCTGTTCCGGGAGTACGTCGAAGAACAGCCCCGACAGGCCCGGACGCTTCTGGCGCTGGTCGCCGCGGTCGGGCTCGGTCCGGCCGTCCACAACGTGTTGCTGTTCATCGTGACCTGA
- the deoC gene encoding deoxyribose-phosphate aldolase, protein MDRSELAPLIDHTVLGPETTPADVREVLDAAAEHGMNACIPPYAIELAADYAPDVTLATVIGFPHGQHAPEVKRREGVAAWQDGADELDVVINVGRLRAGDDEAVRKELAELVAAVPIPVKVIIETALLTDDEKRRACEAAEEADAAMVKTSTGFADGGATVDDVELMSEFLPVKASGGIGSYETAVDMLDAGAERIGASSGVEILDGAPE, encoded by the coding sequence ATGGATCGCAGCGAACTCGCCCCCCTGATCGACCACACCGTCCTCGGCCCGGAGACGACCCCCGCCGACGTCCGCGAGGTCCTCGACGCGGCCGCCGAACACGGCATGAACGCCTGTATCCCACCGTACGCGATCGAACTGGCTGCCGATTACGCCCCCGACGTGACCCTCGCGACGGTGATCGGTTTCCCCCACGGCCAACACGCCCCCGAGGTGAAACGCCGCGAAGGCGTGGCGGCCTGGCAGGACGGCGCGGACGAGCTCGACGTCGTGATCAACGTCGGTCGCCTGCGGGCGGGCGACGACGAGGCCGTCAGGAAGGAGCTCGCGGAACTGGTCGCGGCCGTCCCGATCCCGGTGAAGGTGATCATCGAGACCGCGCTCCTGACCGACGACGAGAAGCGGCGAGCCTGCGAGGCCGCCGAAGAAGCCGACGCCGCGATGGTCAAGACCTCGACCGGGTTCGCCGACGGGGGCGCTACCGTCGACGACGTCGAACTCATGAGCGAGTTCCTCCCGGTCAAGGCCAGCGGCGGCATCGGCAGCTACGAGACGGCCGTGGACATGCTCGACGCCGGCGCCGAACGGATCGGCGCCTCCAGCGGCGTCGAGATCCTCGACGGCGCGCCGGAATAG
- a CDS encoding DUF547 domain-containing protein, with amino-acid sequence MSTQLDPLSLSADLLYTVKTEGDAEPLREHLATLERSQLERALSSREGKLAFWLNCYNAYAQLLLEEEDDDLFDGGLVNRWKFFARDRIPVSGAWLSLNDIEHGLLRSSKHSWGFGYLPRLFPSSFERQFRLPECDPRIHFALSHGAEHCPPIAVYSPRDVDEELDIAIEWFLEENVTYDAEGDTATIPRRFRQFRGDFGGRRGIVDFLREYNAVPDDADTRPSLEYERVDRSAELDVNLEGDEVRP; translated from the coding sequence ATGTCGACCCAGCTCGATCCTCTTTCGCTCTCGGCCGATCTCCTGTATACGGTCAAGACCGAGGGCGACGCCGAGCCGTTGCGGGAGCACCTCGCGACGCTCGAGCGATCGCAGCTGGAGCGGGCGCTGTCCAGCCGCGAGGGGAAACTCGCCTTCTGGCTCAACTGTTACAACGCGTACGCCCAGCTCCTGTTGGAGGAGGAAGACGACGATCTGTTCGACGGCGGGCTGGTCAACCGCTGGAAGTTCTTCGCGCGCGATCGGATCCCGGTCAGCGGGGCCTGGCTGAGTCTCAACGACATCGAACACGGACTGCTCCGTAGTTCGAAGCATTCCTGGGGATTCGGCTACCTGCCGCGCCTGTTCCCCTCCTCGTTCGAACGGCAGTTCCGCCTCCCGGAGTGCGATCCCCGGATTCACTTCGCGCTGAGCCACGGTGCCGAGCACTGTCCGCCGATCGCCGTCTACTCTCCCCGCGACGTCGACGAGGAACTCGACATCGCCATCGAGTGGTTCTTAGAGGAGAACGTCACCTACGACGCCGAGGGCGACACGGCGACGATCCCGCGGCGCTTCCGGCAGTTCCGCGGCGACTTCGGCGGGCGACGCGGCATCGTCGACTTCCTCCGCGAGTACAACGCCGTCCCGGACGACGCCGACACCAGGCCGTCTCTCGAGTACGAACGCGTCGATCGGTCCGCGGAGCTCGACGTCAATTTAGAGGGCGACGAAGTCCGCCCGTAG
- a CDS encoding amphi-Trp domain-containing protein, translated as MAETPDDADRPDESNADDGGESTEFELERAYDRADLAAVFREFATAFENGRPVRMDSDDRTAHIAVPERVVAEFEAERDAAAEPPVGELELELEWDDPDGTSVRVSDREPDESGTGQARAEGEDEGEDEHRDVDPAAAVMPLERMADQGGREGEAAAGADETAATDADSGAEAEAETETEPGEPAETGRTSRFEVYEDRAGQWRWRLVHWNGNIVADSGEGYASRSNAERAARSVMRSAPTATIERKARDE; from the coding sequence ATGGCTGAGACACCCGACGACGCCGATCGACCGGACGAATCGAACGCGGACGACGGAGGCGAATCCACCGAGTTCGAACTCGAGCGTGCGTACGACCGCGCGGACCTCGCCGCCGTCTTCCGCGAGTTCGCGACCGCGTTCGAGAACGGCCGTCCCGTCCGCATGGACAGCGACGATCGGACCGCACACATTGCGGTTCCCGAGCGCGTCGTCGCCGAGTTCGAGGCCGAGCGCGACGCCGCGGCGGAGCCGCCCGTCGGCGAACTCGAACTGGAACTGGAGTGGGACGACCCCGACGGGACGAGCGTGCGGGTCTCCGATCGGGAACCGGACGAGTCGGGCACGGGCCAGGCCCGCGCCGAGGGCGAGGATGAGGGGGAGGACGAGCACCGGGACGTCGATCCCGCTGCGGCGGTGATGCCGCTCGAAAGGATGGCCGATCAGGGGGGCCGCGAGGGCGAGGCGGCGGCCGGCGCCGACGAGACGGCCGCTACGGACGCGGACAGCGGAGCCGAGGCCGAGGCCGAAACCGAAACTGAACCGGGAGAGCCGGCCGAGACCGGTCGGACCAGCCGCTTCGAGGTCTACGAGGACAGAGCGGGCCAGTGGCGCTGGCGCCTGGTCCACTGGAACGGGAACATCGTCGCCGACAGCGGCGAAGGGTACGCCTCGCGGTCGAACGCCGAGCGAGCGGCCCGGAGCGTGATGCGCAGCGCGCCGACAGCGACCATCGAACGGAAAGCGCGAGACGAGTGA
- a CDS encoding HalOD1 output domain-containing protein, which translates to MTEGRVNQSNGCGLRRPVQYERGADEPPSIAAAMALARYYGDDVTGASTQLYDYIDPDALDSLFAETNRGTARATGLVEFELDDAVVTIRPERVDVRPADRSPSGDH; encoded by the coding sequence ATGACGGAAGGAAGGGTAAACCAGTCCAACGGATGCGGTCTCCGACGACCGGTCCAGTACGAACGAGGTGCGGATGAACCGCCGAGTATCGCCGCTGCGATGGCGCTGGCCCGGTATTACGGAGACGACGTAACCGGCGCCAGCACGCAGCTGTACGACTACATCGATCCGGACGCGCTCGACAGTCTCTTCGCCGAGACCAATCGCGGCACCGCGCGGGCGACCGGCCTGGTCGAGTTCGAACTCGACGACGCAGTGGTCACGATCCGACCCGAGCGCGTCGACGTGCGTCCGGCTGATCGATCCCCCAGCGGTGATCACTGA
- a CDS encoding ribose 1,5-bisphosphate isomerase: MADDDPGVAPTVESTAEDIAAMRIRGAATIADAAAAALASQADRSEAETPAAFRRQLRAAAKSLYETRPTAVSLPNALRYVLRGTDGETVADLRKSTIARAEAFRRDLDQAQDKLGEIGANRLRDGDIVMTHCHSTDALSCIEAALDAGKEIEAIVKETRPRKQGHITARQLRERDVPVTLIVDNAARRYLDRADHVLVGADSIAADGSVVNKVGTSGLAVNARERGVPVMVAAQTIKLHPDTMTGHTVEIEMRDEREVLAAEDDLDDADDGLVVENPAFDVTPPRYVDAIVTERGQFPPESIVTLMRELFGETTDEPWEA, encoded by the coding sequence ATGGCCGACGACGATCCCGGCGTCGCCCCGACCGTCGAATCCACCGCCGAGGACATCGCCGCGATGCGGATCCGCGGCGCGGCGACGATCGCCGACGCGGCCGCGGCGGCGCTGGCGAGCCAGGCCGACCGGTCCGAGGCCGAGACCCCGGCGGCGTTCCGCCGCCAGCTGCGAGCCGCCGCGAAGTCGCTCTACGAGACCAGGCCGACCGCGGTCAGCCTCCCGAACGCTCTCCGGTACGTGCTCCGCGGAACGGACGGCGAGACCGTCGCCGACCTGCGGAAATCGACGATCGCCCGCGCCGAGGCGTTCCGGCGCGACCTCGACCAGGCCCAGGACAAACTCGGCGAGATCGGCGCGAACCGACTGCGCGACGGGGACATCGTGATGACTCACTGCCACTCGACGGACGCTCTCTCGTGTATCGAGGCCGCCCTCGACGCGGGCAAGGAGATCGAAGCGATCGTCAAGGAGACCAGGCCGCGCAAGCAGGGCCACATCACGGCTCGACAGTTGCGCGAGCGGGACGTCCCGGTGACGCTGATCGTCGACAACGCGGCCCGCCGGTACTTAGACCGGGCAGATCACGTGCTCGTCGGCGCCGACAGCATCGCGGCCGACGGCAGCGTCGTCAACAAGGTCGGGACCAGCGGCCTGGCGGTCAACGCCCGCGAGCGGGGCGTGCCGGTGATGGTCGCGGCCCAGACGATCAAGCTCCACCCTGACACGATGACCGGCCACACCGTCGAGATCGAGATGCGCGACGAGCGGGAGGTGCTCGCCGCCGAGGACGACCTCGACGATGCGGACGACGGCCTGGTCGTCGAGAACCCTGCCTTCGACGTCACCCCGCCGCGGTACGTCGACGCGATCGTCACCGAGCGCGGCCAGTTCCCGCCGGAGAGCATCGTGACACTCATGCGAGAGCTCTTTGGCGAGACGACGGACGAACCCTGGGAAGCGTGA
- a CDS encoding nucleoside phosphorylase: MATQPHLLVDDGELTDIALIPGDPGRVDRIADHCDEAETVASNREYKIVNATYEGRELTICSTGIGCPSAAIAIEELANVGVETFVRVGTTGALQSEIEIGDMIVATGAAKNEGTSKRYEAAEYPAVPDYDVLSALVDSAEANDEDVHVGPIVSDDAFYAETDEHVDDWEAAGLLAVEMEAAAVFSLARRKGLRAGAICTVDGNLVEGTQKGTNTEDDELPDKAKNNVGRAIDITLEAATQL; encoded by the coding sequence ATGGCGACGCAGCCACACCTGCTGGTCGACGACGGAGAGCTGACAGACATCGCGCTCATCCCGGGCGATCCGGGACGGGTCGATCGCATCGCCGACCACTGCGACGAGGCGGAGACGGTCGCGAGCAACCGCGAGTACAAGATCGTCAACGCCACCTACGAGGGTCGGGAGCTGACGATTTGCTCGACGGGGATCGGCTGCCCCTCCGCCGCGATCGCCATCGAGGAGCTAGCAAACGTCGGCGTCGAGACGTTCGTCCGCGTCGGGACGACCGGCGCCCTCCAGTCGGAGATCGAGATCGGCGACATGATCGTCGCGACCGGCGCCGCGAAAAACGAGGGCACGAGCAAGCGCTACGAGGCCGCCGAGTACCCCGCGGTACCGGACTACGACGTGCTCTCGGCGCTGGTCGACTCCGCCGAAGCGAACGACGAGGACGTCCACGTCGGCCCCATCGTCTCCGACGACGCCTTCTACGCCGAAACCGACGAGCACGTCGACGACTGGGAGGCCGCCGGCCTGCTCGCGGTCGAGATGGAGGCCGCCGCCGTCTTCTCGCTTGCCCGCCGCAAGGGCCTGCGCGCCGGCGCGATCTGTACCGTCGACGGGAACCTGGTCGAGGGCACGCAGAAGGGGACGAACACCGAGGACGACGAACTGCCGGACAAGGCGAAGAACAACGTCGGCCGAGCGATCGACATCACGCTCGAGGCCGCGACCCAACTGTAG
- a CDS encoding AI-2E family transporter codes for MNLSKGFLLVLVALFVYLSLLLVLPFFQYVLGAILLAYVLYPAQKRLENRISPSISAFGLVGLAVAGFVVPLLAIGVAVASDARRLLERVNTDDLQLIELERAIEEQTGQSVDLPSALADAAQSAGTVVLERSTEWFSTITHTLIGLGLAIFLLYYLLKDGSDLLAWLRELTPLPDDAQDDFYRKLDEVMWAVLAGHVLIAIIQGTIAGLGLLATGIPNAAFWTFVMIILSLIPLIGSFLIWGPAVGYLFLTGEPLLAAALFAYSAVVVGLSDDYLRPILVDRYAELNPAVIILGVLGGVYAFGVMGLFYGPVVLGALIATLSVMNDHYDRLEDTPGMQ; via the coding sequence GTGAATCTCAGTAAGGGATTTCTCCTCGTCCTCGTTGCCCTCTTCGTGTACCTCTCGCTGTTGCTCGTGCTCCCGTTCTTCCAGTACGTCCTCGGGGCCATCCTCCTCGCGTACGTCCTCTATCCGGCCCAGAAACGGCTTGAGAACCGCATCTCGCCGTCGATCTCCGCCTTCGGGCTCGTCGGGCTCGCGGTCGCCGGCTTCGTCGTCCCGCTGCTGGCCATCGGCGTGGCGGTCGCCAGCGACGCCAGGCGACTCCTCGAGCGGGTCAACACGGACGACCTCCAACTGATCGAACTCGAGCGGGCGATCGAGGAACAGACCGGACAGTCGGTCGACCTCCCGTCGGCGCTCGCCGACGCCGCACAGAGCGCCGGTACGGTGGTCCTCGAGCGCTCGACCGAGTGGTTCAGCACGATCACGCACACCCTGATCGGGCTGGGGCTCGCGATCTTCCTGCTGTACTACCTGCTCAAGGACGGCAGCGATCTGTTGGCCTGGCTGCGGGAACTGACGCCGCTGCCCGACGATGCGCAGGACGATTTCTATCGGAAGTTAGACGAGGTCATGTGGGCGGTCCTCGCCGGCCACGTACTGATCGCGATCATCCAGGGAACCATCGCCGGTCTCGGATTGTTAGCGACCGGAATTCCCAACGCCGCGTTCTGGACGTTCGTCATGATCATCCTCTCGCTGATCCCGCTCATCGGCTCGTTCCTCATCTGGGGGCCCGCCGTGGGGTATCTCTTCCTGACCGGCGAGCCGCTGCTGGCGGCGGCGCTGTTCGCCTACAGCGCGGTCGTCGTCGGCCTCTCGGACGACTACCTCCGGCCGATTCTGGTCGACCGGTACGCCGAACTCAACCCCGCGGTCATCATCCTCGGCGTCCTCGGCGGGGTCTACGCCTTCGGCGTCATGGGCCTGTTCTATGGCCCGGTCGTCCTCGGCGCGCTGATCGCGACGCTATCCGTGATGAACGACCACTACGACCGGCTCGAGGACACGCCCGGAATGCAGTGA
- a CDS encoding Lrp/AsnC family transcriptional regulator, translated as MDRRIIHALMDDARNTSAPTIADDVNVSPGTIRNRIAQLEDRDVITGYHAAIDFERAEAHLPNLFMCNAPVSERESIARQARIIPGVVNVRELMTGRRNLHVLAVGKDTEDLRRIARSLSDLGVEIEDEVLVQTETTCAYSPYGPDDGPRDAVLTDFISLSGDAEVAEVTVDRDARVAGTSIQDAARSDTLSDDTLVIAIERDDSVVTPHGDTEIRPDDIVTLFSRGGVSEETIANFSGSDSADS; from the coding sequence ATCGATCGTCGAATCATCCACGCGTTGATGGACGACGCCCGAAACACGTCGGCCCCGACGATCGCCGACGACGTGAACGTCTCCCCCGGCACGATCCGCAACCGCATCGCCCAACTCGAGGACCGGGACGTCATCACCGGCTATCACGCGGCTATCGACTTCGAACGGGCCGAGGCCCATCTCCCCAACCTCTTCATGTGCAACGCCCCGGTCTCCGAGCGCGAATCGATCGCACGCCAGGCGCGGATCATTCCGGGCGTCGTCAACGTCCGCGAGCTGATGACCGGCCGGCGGAACTTACACGTGCTCGCGGTCGGGAAGGACACCGAAGATCTGCGCCGGATCGCGCGCTCGCTGTCGGACCTCGGTGTCGAGATCGAGGACGAGGTTCTGGTCCAGACCGAAACGACCTGCGCGTACTCGCCCTACGGGCCCGACGATGGCCCGCGGGACGCCGTGCTCACGGACTTTATCAGCCTCTCGGGCGACGCCGAAGTCGCCGAAGTCACGGTCGATCGGGACGCCCGGGTCGCCGGGACGAGCATTCAGGACGCGGCCCGCAGTGACACCCTCTCCGACGACACGCTCGTCATCGCGATCGAGCGCGACGACTCCGTGGTGACGCCCCACGGCGACACGGAGATCCGGCCCGACGACATCGTCACGCTGTTCTCGCGGGGTGGGGTCTCCGAGGAGACGATCGCGAATTTCAGCGGGAGCGACAGCGCCGATTCCTGA